From Lysobacter auxotrophicus, the proteins below share one genomic window:
- a CDS encoding NAD(P)-dependent oxidoreductase, protein MKVGFIGLGAMGAPMARYVHAKGLLTAVGNRTQAKADACAAELNVRAARSAANFADCDVVVLCVSLDADVLENVTALADVLKPGAIVIDHSTVAVDTARRCAAMLAPHNIGFLDAPVSGGVEGARNGKLSVMVGGDAEVLETARPVIESYAARISHMGATGAGQATKAVNQVLVAGINEAVCEGLALGEKLGLDPEKLLPTLMAGAASNWFLEKRGATMLRDEFSPGFKCAHMLKDLRIVSAIARDTGVRMSTVEQALADYAELIERGQGESDTSALITLKRGA, encoded by the coding sequence ATGAAAGTTGGCTTCATTGGCCTCGGTGCGATGGGCGCCCCGATGGCCCGCTACGTGCACGCCAAGGGCCTGCTCACCGCGGTGGGCAACCGCACCCAGGCCAAGGCCGACGCGTGCGCCGCGGAACTGAACGTGCGCGCCGCGCGTTCGGCGGCGAACTTCGCCGACTGCGACGTCGTGGTGCTGTGCGTGTCGCTCGACGCCGACGTGCTGGAAAACGTCACCGCGTTGGCCGACGTGCTCAAGCCGGGCGCGATCGTGATCGACCATTCCACCGTCGCGGTGGACACCGCGCGCCGCTGCGCCGCGATGCTCGCGCCGCACAACATCGGCTTCCTCGACGCGCCAGTGTCCGGCGGCGTGGAAGGCGCGCGCAACGGCAAGCTGTCGGTGATGGTCGGCGGCGACGCGGAGGTGCTGGAAACGGCGCGCCCGGTGATCGAAAGCTACGCCGCGCGCATCAGCCACATGGGCGCGACCGGCGCGGGCCAGGCGACGAAGGCCGTGAACCAGGTGCTGGTCGCCGGCATCAACGAAGCCGTCTGCGAAGGCCTCGCCCTGGGCGAGAAGCTCGGCCTGGATCCGGAAAAGCTGCTGCCGACGCTGATGGCCGGCGCGGCCAGCAACTGGTTCCTTGAGAAGCGCGGCGCGACGATGCTGCGCGACGAGTTCAGCCCCGGCTTCAAGTGCGCGCACATGCTCAAGGACCTGCGCATCGTGTCGGCGATCGCGCGCGATACCGGCGTGCGCATGAGCACCGTCGAACAGGCGCTAGCCGATTACGCCGAGCTCATCGAGCGTGGCCAGGGCGAGTCGGACACCTCGGCGCTGATTACGCTCAAGCGCGGCGCCTGA
- a CDS encoding YciI family protein: protein MTGDERKRYLIFTRRTPAFDQAAIAPHYAHLDALREDGRLELAGPFSDRSGGAYIVRAGSLAEAEAIAFADPVHTSGSSDVTVYEWNATP from the coding sequence ATGACCGGGGACGAGCGAAAGCGGTACCTGATCTTCACGCGGCGCACGCCCGCGTTCGACCAGGCGGCGATCGCTCCGCATTACGCGCACCTGGACGCGCTGCGTGAAGACGGCCGGCTGGAACTGGCCGGTCCGTTTTCCGACAGGAGTGGCGGCGCGTACATCGTACGTGCGGGTAGTCTGGCGGAGGCCGAAGCCATCGCGTTCGCCGATCCGGTCCACACCAGCGGGTCTTCGGACGTCACCGTGTACGAATGGAACGCCACGCCCTGA
- the speA gene encoding arginine decarboxylase, which yields MSDWSLDQARKTYSIPHWSEGYFDVGANGQVLVRPRGEKGPAISLPQVVDAAKANGAKLPLLVRFPDILGDRLGKLQAAFAQAQADWGYAGGYTAVYPIKVNQHRGVAGTLASHRGEGFGLEAGSKPELMAVLALSRPGGLIVCNGYKDREYIRLALIGRKLGLETFIVIEKPSELALVMDEAAALGVKPGLGVRMRLASLGAGKWQNSGGDKAKFGLSPRQVLDLWKKLRDSDMTDCLQLLHFHMGSQISNVRDIANGMREATRYFVELSRLGANVRYMDVGGGLGIDYEGTRSRGFCSINYGVQQYANSIVQPLSDACAEHGLVPPRIVTECGRAMTAHHAVLVANVAEVEEAPEGRIPDVHDDEPAVIRHLREVYSELAQRPPVELFHEAQHHHAEGLQLYALGQLDLVHRARIDDLFYAIAHDVRRRLSYDEKSHRELLDELNDRLVDKYFVNFSVFESIPDVWAIDQVFPIVPIERLDEEPTRRGVLADMTCDSDGTVKTYVENEGLDTSLPLHATRSGETYRIGFFLVGAYQEILGDIHNLFGDTDAVEVRIEGDGYHLTQQRRGDTTDVMLDYVGYRLDDLRAAYREKVAAAALPADEAARLDAALESGLTGYTYLDDVPLA from the coding sequence ATGTCCGACTGGTCGCTCGATCAGGCCCGCAAGACCTACTCGATCCCGCACTGGTCGGAAGGCTATTTCGACGTGGGCGCGAACGGGCAGGTCCTCGTACGGCCGCGCGGCGAGAAAGGCCCGGCGATCTCGCTGCCGCAGGTCGTCGATGCCGCAAAGGCGAACGGCGCCAAGCTGCCGCTGCTGGTGCGTTTCCCGGACATCCTCGGCGACCGCCTGGGCAAGCTGCAGGCCGCCTTCGCGCAGGCGCAGGCCGACTGGGGCTACGCCGGCGGTTACACGGCCGTGTATCCGATCAAGGTGAACCAGCATCGCGGCGTCGCCGGCACGTTGGCGTCGCATCGCGGCGAAGGCTTCGGCCTGGAAGCGGGCAGCAAGCCGGAACTGATGGCGGTGCTCGCGCTGTCGCGCCCGGGCGGCCTCATCGTCTGCAACGGCTACAAGGACCGCGAATACATCCGCCTGGCGCTGATTGGCCGCAAGCTCGGGCTGGAAACCTTCATCGTCATCGAAAAGCCCTCCGAGCTTGCGCTGGTGATGGACGAAGCCGCCGCGCTCGGCGTGAAGCCGGGCCTGGGCGTGCGCATGCGCCTGGCCTCGCTCGGCGCGGGCAAGTGGCAGAACAGCGGTGGCGACAAGGCGAAATTCGGCCTCTCGCCGCGCCAGGTGCTCGACCTGTGGAAGAAGCTGCGCGATTCGGACATGACCGATTGCCTGCAGCTGCTGCATTTCCACATGGGCTCGCAGATCTCCAACGTGCGCGACATCGCCAACGGCATGCGCGAGGCGACGCGCTACTTCGTCGAACTCTCGCGGCTGGGCGCGAACGTGCGCTACATGGACGTCGGCGGAGGCCTGGGCATCGATTACGAAGGCACGCGTTCGCGCGGGTTCTGCTCGATCAACTACGGCGTGCAGCAGTACGCCAACTCGATCGTGCAGCCGCTGTCGGACGCCTGCGCCGAGCACGGCCTCGTGCCGCCGCGCATCGTCACCGAATGCGGCCGCGCGATGACCGCGCACCACGCCGTGCTGGTGGCCAACGTCGCCGAGGTCGAGGAAGCGCCGGAAGGCCGCATCCCCGACGTGCACGACGACGAGCCGGCGGTGATCCGCCACCTGCGCGAGGTCTACAGCGAACTCGCGCAACGCCCGCCGGTGGAACTGTTCCACGAGGCGCAGCACCACCACGCTGAGGGCCTGCAGCTGTACGCGCTGGGCCAGCTCGACCTGGTGCATCGCGCGCGCATCGACGATTTGTTCTACGCGATCGCGCACGACGTGCGTCGCCGGCTGAGCTACGACGAGAAGAGCCATCGCGAGCTGCTTGACGAGCTCAACGACCGCCTGGTCGACAAGTATTTCGTCAACTTCAGCGTGTTCGAATCGATCCCGGACGTGTGGGCGATCGACCAGGTGTTTCCGATCGTGCCGATCGAGCGCCTGGACGAGGAACCCACGCGTCGCGGCGTGCTCGCCGACATGACCTGCGATTCCGACGGCACGGTGAAGACCTACGTCGAGAACGAAGGCCTGGACACCTCGCTGCCGCTGCACGCCACGCGCTCGGGCGAGACGTACCGCATCGGGTTTTTCCTCGTCGGCGCGTACCAGGAAATCCTGGGCGACATCCACAACCTGTTCGGCGATACCGACGCGGTGGAAGTGCGCATCGAGGGCGACGGCTACCACCTGACCCAGCAGCGCCGCGGCGACACGACGGACGTGATGCTCGACTACGTCGGCTACCGGCTCGACGACCTGCGCGCGGCATACCGCGAGAAGGTCGCCGCCGCCGCGCTGCCGGCCGACGAGGCCGCGCGCCTGGACGCGGCGCTGGAAAGCGGCCTCACCGGTTACACCTACCTCGACGACGTGCCGCTGGCATGA